A window of the Candidatus Neomarinimicrobiota bacterium genome harbors these coding sequences:
- the add gene encoding adenosine deaminase, producing MKISDALLKKLPKVELHCHLDGSLRIESIIDLAQRHNVSLPSSNASDLKQILAIGKKRGSLEEYIARFDITLSVMQTPDALKRIAYELIEDVAAENVRYIEVRYSPIQHTSKGMTLEDAVISVRDGLKKGEKDFGVKSGIIICGIRHISPQSSLKLADLCVRFKNKGVVGFDLAGAEENFPAKDHREAFYMILNHNINATIHAGEAFGPASIHQAIHYCGAHRIGHGTRLKENKDLMNYVNDHRITMEICLTSNWHTYSVRSLKNHPMRFYYDQGIRVTLNTDNRLMSDTTLTKEFGLARDLFGFTLHDFREVTIIAMKAAFLSHVVRKEMIKNIAEEFETDFGIMPEYIEQK from the coding sequence ATGAAAATTTCAGACGCCCTCCTGAAGAAGCTTCCGAAAGTAGAGCTTCATTGTCATTTGGATGGCAGTCTGAGAATCGAATCTATTATTGATCTGGCGCAGCGGCACAATGTGTCGCTGCCTAGTTCAAATGCCTCCGATCTAAAACAAATACTCGCCATTGGAAAAAAGCGTGGTTCTCTTGAAGAATACATTGCCCGCTTCGATATTACTCTCAGCGTAATGCAAACGCCCGATGCACTCAAACGAATCGCCTATGAATTGATCGAAGATGTGGCCGCAGAAAATGTCCGTTACATCGAAGTGCGTTATTCACCAATTCAACATACATCCAAAGGAATGACTCTCGAAGATGCGGTCATTTCTGTTCGCGATGGACTGAAAAAAGGTGAGAAGGATTTTGGTGTAAAGTCAGGAATTATCATTTGTGGCATAAGACATATCTCACCACAATCGTCCCTCAAACTTGCAGACCTTTGCGTTCGCTTTAAGAACAAGGGTGTGGTTGGATTCGACTTGGCTGGTGCAGAGGAAAATTTCCCAGCCAAAGATCACCGAGAAGCATTTTATATGATTCTAAATCATAATATTAACGCTACCATTCATGCGGGAGAAGCCTTTGGACCGGCATCAATTCATCAGGCTATTCATTACTGTGGCGCTCACCGGATTGGTCACGGCACACGCTTGAAAGAGAATAAGGATCTGATGAATTATGTGAATGATCACCGTATCACTATGGAAATTTGTCTTACATCCAACTGGCACACTTATTCCGTACGGTCCTTAAAAAATCATCCTATGAGATTTTATTACGATCAAGGCATTCGCGTTACATTAAATACGGATAATCGCTTAATGTCTGATACAACACTCACGAAAGAATTTGGTTTAGCCCGAGATCTTTTTGGATTCACCCTCCATGATTTTAGAGAAGTAACCATTATCGCCATGAAGGCAGCTTTCTTATCTCATGTTGTCAGAAAAGAAATGATTAAAAATATTGCAGAAGAATTTGAAACTGATTTCGGCATTATGCCGGAATACATCGAACAAAAATAG
- a CDS encoding cystathionine gamma-synthase family protein translates to MFNKNLPKSIKPESLMMSYGYQSEWSEGAVKCPIFQTSTFAFRSAEEGKAFFEVAYGLREKNPDENMGLIYSRLNNPDLEILENRLCLWDKAEACAVFESGMSAISTVLLEYLKPGDLLIYSKPIYGGSDHFINHFLTKYGITVLGIHADNTKDEIVQKINTSGLSDRLGVIYMETPANPTNALMDIAMCREVADQFSTHDHPVQIAVDNTYMGPLWSQPLAHGANMVIYSATKYIGGHSDLIAGAVLGSNEVIQRIKGLRTFLGNMTGPWTGWLLMRSLETLKARMEIQLKNATIVAEYLDNHDQVEKVYYLGFIPEGTRQFEIYKKQYSSPGAMLSFDVIGGEAEAFNVLNNLKLIQLAVSLGGTESLAEHPYTMTHADVSVDQKQAMGITEKMIRLSVGVENSDDIIWDLEQALSQA, encoded by the coding sequence ATGTTTAATAAAAACCTTCCCAAAAGTATCAAACCGGAAAGTTTAATGATGTCCTATGGATATCAATCCGAATGGTCAGAAGGCGCTGTAAAATGTCCCATCTTTCAGACATCTACATTTGCCTTTAGATCAGCGGAAGAAGGCAAAGCATTTTTTGAAGTGGCGTATGGTCTGCGGGAAAAAAACCCTGATGAAAATATGGGCCTCATCTATAGCCGCCTCAATAACCCCGACTTAGAAATTCTTGAAAATCGTCTTTGCCTCTGGGATAAAGCAGAAGCATGTGCTGTATTTGAAAGTGGTATGTCAGCCATCTCAACTGTTTTATTGGAATATCTAAAACCGGGAGATCTTCTTATCTACAGTAAACCGATATATGGCGGTTCGGATCATTTTATAAATCACTTTCTTACCAAATACGGAATTACAGTTCTGGGCATTCATGCAGACAATACAAAAGATGAAATTGTACAAAAGATAAATACTTCTGGATTGAGCGATCGATTGGGTGTCATTTATATGGAAACGCCTGCGAATCCCACCAACGCTCTCATGGATATTGCCATGTGCAGGGAGGTCGCTGATCAATTTTCGACACATGACCACCCTGTACAAATCGCTGTGGATAACACTTATATGGGACCATTATGGTCGCAACCACTAGCGCATGGGGCAAACATGGTTATCTATTCTGCCACCAAATATATTGGCGGACATAGCGATCTAATTGCTGGTGCTGTTCTTGGATCCAATGAAGTTATTCAGCGCATTAAAGGGTTACGCACTTTTTTAGGAAATATGACCGGGCCATGGACAGGTTGGCTACTTATGCGCAGTTTGGAAACACTAAAAGCGCGAATGGAAATTCAATTGAAAAATGCGACAATAGTTGCAGAATATTTAGACAATCATGATCAGGTTGAAAAAGTATATTATCTTGGATTTATCCCCGAAGGAACTCGCCAATTCGAGATCTACAAAAAACAATATTCATCTCCCGGTGCTATGCTCAGTTTTGACGTCATCGGCGGCGAAGCGGAAGCGTTTAATGTACTAAACAATTTAAAACTGATCCAGCTAGCCGTAAGTCTAGGCGGTACGGAATCTTTGGCTGAACACCCCTATACCATGACCCATGCCGATGTTTCCGTTGATCAAAAACAAGCCATGGGAATTACCGAAAAAATGATTCGACTATCTGTTGGTGTAGAAAATTCAGATGATATTATTTGGGATTTAGAACAGGCTCTATCCCAAGCTTAG
- a CDS encoding site-2 protease family protein yields MTETQFHQILKELETHFRPNQIGSNEGEWLAVGKLVDGSTQSELESTLKKETCIFSIKNQDGQIYLKVKESKESVILRIPKIPRIHWVLFLLTVFTTLLAGAMMEGARIWENPIEIFRGLPFSITLMLILGTHEFGHYYYAQKHKVDATLPYFIPAPPFLFLIGTFGAFIKIKSPIYRKDALLQIGAAGPIAGFVIAVPALIIGLLLSDVVEKMNIQGALMLGDSILMKVLTWITHPGLLETQDIMLHPIAFAGWIGLLVTMLNLLPIGQLDGGHVAYAMLGNKQNLVAKVAMLALIPLSFLSLNWLVWGLLILFLMRSTKHPPIQDINAPLSEQNKQIGYICLVIFILCFIPAPFKI; encoded by the coding sequence ATGACTGAAACCCAATTCCATCAAATTCTTAAAGAACTAGAGACTCATTTTCGTCCAAATCAAATTGGCTCTAACGAAGGCGAATGGCTGGCAGTGGGAAAATTGGTGGATGGCTCAACACAAAGCGAATTGGAATCCACCCTGAAAAAAGAAACTTGTATTTTTTCGATTAAAAATCAAGATGGACAAATTTATTTAAAGGTGAAAGAATCAAAAGAATCCGTTATTCTTAGAATACCCAAAATACCACGAATTCACTGGGTTTTATTTTTACTGACTGTCTTTACCACACTTCTGGCCGGAGCAATGATGGAAGGGGCTAGAATCTGGGAAAATCCAATCGAAATATTTAGAGGACTTCCTTTTTCAATTACATTAATGTTGATCTTGGGGACACACGAATTCGGCCATTATTACTATGCCCAAAAGCATAAAGTGGATGCAACATTGCCATATTTTATTCCAGCGCCTCCATTTTTATTTTTAATCGGTACCTTCGGTGCTTTTATTAAAATTAAGTCACCCATCTATCGTAAGGATGCACTACTTCAGATTGGCGCCGCCGGCCCTATAGCCGGCTTTGTGATTGCTGTTCCTGCATTAATTATTGGTCTCTTACTTTCTGATGTAGTTGAAAAAATGAATATTCAAGGCGCACTTATGTTGGGCGACTCGATACTTATGAAAGTCCTCACTTGGATTACACATCCGGGATTGTTGGAAACGCAAGATATAATGCTTCATCCAATCGCATTCGCCGGTTGGATCGGTTTATTGGTCACTATGCTGAATCTACTTCCCATCGGCCAATTGGATGGAGGCCATGTGGCCTACGCTATGTTAGGGAATAAACAAAATTTGGTGGCTAAAGTAGCAATGTTGGCTCTCATTCCACTGAGTTTCCTTTCACTGAATTGGCTAGTTTGGGGACTGCTTATTCTCTTTCTTATGCGTTCCACAAAACATCCGCCCATCCAAGATATAAACGCGCCTCTTTCGGAACAAAATAAACAAATTGGGTACATTTGTTTGGTCATTTTTATTCTCTGTTTCATACCGGCGCCTTTTAAGATTTGA
- a CDS encoding oligopeptide transporter, OPT family produces MSNKQYPEITVKAFLLGIVLSMILAGANAYLGLFAGMTVSASIPAAVISMGVLSLFKKSNILENNIVQTAASAGESLAAGVIFTIPALVLLGYWDTFDYWEVAKIAAIGGVIGVLFTVPLRRALIVTAKLKYPEGVATAEVLRAGDEARKGAADDGSGGLKTIGIASLVGGAMKVCQQGFAMWHAEMAGAAAVGKSIFGIGTDLSPALISVGYIVGRNIGILVVAGGLISWAVAIPIYSAIMGFEGDALDSAWDIWNSKIRYLGVGAMVVGGVWSLIKLFKPLVEGIKASLNAVKNRTDDSDVPLEEQDMSIKYVGIALLALLVPVFLLYLDIIGSVGIAALLAVVMMVFGFLFSAVAAYMAGVVGSSNNPISGVTIATILFASLLLLALLGTGSGVGAASAIMVGAVVCCAAAIGGDNLQDLKAGHILGATPWKQQVMQIVGTLAAAVVLGLVLDILHTAYTIGSPTLSAPQATLMKSVADGVFTGDLPWTFVYIGGIIAIILILIDLRQEKIGSDFRVPVLAVAVGIYLPITLTVPIFLGGMINHLGKKAGGSKASEKKGLLMASGLITGEALMGILVAVPIFITGQKYWWPNFEGLELMGPALFIGVIYWLYKSVSKK; encoded by the coding sequence GGCATGACTGTTTCTGCCTCTATTCCCGCAGCAGTTATTTCAATGGGGGTTTTATCCCTCTTTAAAAAATCTAATATTTTAGAAAATAATATTGTGCAAACAGCCGCTTCTGCAGGTGAATCTTTAGCCGCCGGTGTTATTTTCACTATTCCTGCCTTAGTTCTGCTAGGATACTGGGATACATTTGATTATTGGGAAGTGGCGAAAATTGCCGCAATTGGTGGTGTAATCGGTGTTTTGTTCACGGTGCCATTGCGTCGAGCGCTCATCGTCACAGCGAAACTCAAATACCCAGAAGGTGTTGCTACAGCCGAAGTTCTACGAGCGGGTGATGAAGCTCGGAAAGGTGCTGCCGATGATGGATCCGGTGGGCTAAAAACAATCGGAATCGCCAGTTTAGTTGGCGGTGCAATGAAAGTCTGCCAGCAAGGGTTCGCCATGTGGCACGCCGAAATGGCCGGAGCGGCAGCCGTAGGAAAATCCATCTTTGGTATTGGAACCGATTTATCCCCAGCCTTGATTTCTGTAGGCTATATTGTCGGTAGAAATATTGGAATTCTGGTTGTTGCCGGTGGATTAATATCCTGGGCAGTGGCTATTCCAATTTATTCTGCAATAATGGGATTTGAAGGCGATGCACTCGATTCAGCATGGGATATTTGGAATTCCAAGATTCGTTACCTAGGTGTTGGTGCCATGGTTGTTGGTGGCGTTTGGTCATTGATTAAATTATTCAAACCTTTGGTTGAAGGAATTAAAGCGAGTCTTAATGCAGTAAAAAACAGAACTGACGACTCAGATGTTCCTTTAGAAGAACAGGATATGTCTATCAAATATGTGGGTATTGCTCTTTTAGCTTTACTCGTCCCAGTCTTTTTACTTTATTTGGATATTATCGGCTCAGTAGGAATCGCCGCTTTATTAGCAGTCGTTATGATGGTCTTTGGGTTTTTATTCTCAGCAGTGGCTGCCTATATGGCTGGTGTGGTTGGGTCATCTAATAATCCTATTTCGGGTGTGACGATTGCAACAATACTATTTGCCTCCCTACTTCTGTTGGCCCTTCTCGGTACAGGTTCTGGTGTGGGAGCGGCCAGCGCTATTATGGTTGGAGCCGTAGTTTGCTGTGCCGCCGCCATTGGAGGCGACAATCTTCAAGATTTGAAAGCGGGTCATATTCTCGGTGCGACGCCATGGAAACAGCAGGTTATGCAAATTGTCGGTACACTTGCTGCGGCCGTCGTCCTTGGTTTGGTTTTGGATATCCTCCACACCGCTTATACCATTGGATCACCCACTCTTTCAGCGCCTCAAGCAACATTAATGAAATCAGTTGCTGACGGTGTTTTTACCGGTGACTTGCCCTGGACCTTTGTTTACATTGGCGGAATCATTGCCATTATCCTGATATTAATTGACCTTCGGCAAGAAAAGATCGGCTCCGATTTCCGCGTCCCGGTTTTGGCCGTTGCAGTGGGCATCTATTTACCAATCACATTAACGGTCCCCATATTTTTAGGTGGCATGATCAATCATCTCGGTAAAAAAGCCGGTGGATCCAAAGCATCAGAGAAAAAAGGTCTCCTCATGGCATCGGGATTAATTACTGGAGAAGCCCTAATGGGCATCCTAGTTGCAGTACCTATTTTTATTACCGGTCAAAAATACTGGTGGCCGAATTTTGAAGGTCTTGAATTAATGGGCCCGGCTCTCTTCATTGGGGTAATATACTGGCTCTATAAATCCGTATCGAAAAAATAG